Proteins encoded together in one bacterium window:
- the pheT gene encoding phenylalanine--tRNA ligase subunit beta: MKVSYNWLSCFTELPGLEELADILINLGFEVASVEGVKDDTIIDLEIPVSRHDALSIIGLARDISAFTKRPLIPLEISVLEENLALIPEITIEEPLLCPRYTGRIISNIKVCESPPWLKERLINCGIRPINNIVDITNYLLLELGHPMHSFDYDKLEGGIFVRQGKKGEKLLCLDEREYDVEGAVVIADCKKPIAMGGIMGGKETSVGNRTKTFLLEVAYFSPLAIRKTSKRLGIITESSYRFERMIDPEGLIKAQNRAASLILSLIPEAKIGPISDIYPKPCPALKIKLREKRVNKVLGTSLKGEEMKDILKRLGFGIEDDMVMVPSFRGEITREIDLIEEIARIYQYGRIKETMPISPVIPQINKNFIMTRKIREIILGAGMDEVIAYSFTSKECLERLGLALDIVSLAQPLSADASIMTPSLIPGLLEIAKINISRDQENLSIFQIGKVFEKNREETSLAGLMTGKKWLNWMDKERDFTFFDALGVIKRLFLELGIEANFIKEEIPFAKQGLKIVFKGENLGIAGILLPEKGEYYGIKKPLFFFELNLYLIISHSTKKLFKEFSKYPKIEIDICLLVPEGIKSENVEEIIKKEGKSLVKDVFLYDIYKGGNIPANHKSLTYRITYQADTRTLTMDEIEKIRENTLKTLQNEVSVSLRS, from the coding sequence ATGACACAATAATTGACCTTGAGATTCCTGTAAGTAGGCATGATGCCTTGTCAATCATTGGTTTGGCAAGGGATATTTCTGCATTTACAAAAAGACCTTTAATACCTTTAGAGATTTCTGTTTTAGAAGAAAACCTTGCTCTTATCCCAGAGATAACCATTGAAGAACCCTTGCTCTGCCCAAGGTATACCGGAAGGATAATTAGCAATATCAAGGTTTGTGAATCGCCTCCCTGGCTAAAGGAGCGCCTTATAAATTGCGGAATTCGTCCAATAAACAATATCGTTGATATTACAAATTATCTTCTCCTTGAGCTTGGACACCCAATGCACTCTTTTGATTACGATAAGCTAGAAGGAGGGATTTTTGTAAGGCAGGGGAAAAAGGGAGAGAAATTGCTTTGCCTTGATGAAAGGGAATACGATGTTGAAGGGGCTGTTGTTATTGCAGATTGCAAAAAGCCTATTGCAATGGGAGGAATTATGGGAGGCAAAGAAACATCTGTAGGCAATCGGACAAAGACATTTCTCCTTGAGGTTGCATATTTTTCTCCCCTTGCCATAAGAAAAACCTCAAAAAGGCTTGGAATTATCACAGAATCTTCATATAGATTTGAGAGGATGATAGATCCAGAAGGCTTAATTAAAGCACAAAATAGGGCGGCAAGCCTAATCCTTTCCCTTATTCCAGAAGCAAAAATAGGGCCGATATCCGACATATACCCAAAGCCCTGTCCAGCCTTAAAGATAAAATTAAGAGAAAAAAGGGTAAATAAGGTTCTGGGAACAAGCCTTAAAGGAGAGGAGATGAAAGATATATTAAAAAGGCTTGGCTTTGGAATAGAAGATGATATGGTAATGGTTCCCTCATTTAGGGGTGAAATAACCAGGGAGATAGACCTAATAGAAGAGATAGCAAGGATTTACCAATATGGTAGAATAAAAGAGACAATGCCCATTTCTCCTGTTATTCCCCAGATAAACAAAAATTTTATAATGACAAGAAAGATAAGGGAGATAATATTGGGAGCTGGAATGGATGAGGTTATAGCCTATAGCTTTACAAGCAAAGAATGCCTTGAAAGATTAGGATTGGCATTAGATATTGTCTCTTTAGCACAACCTTTATCAGCCGATGCCTCAATAATGACACCAAGCCTTATCCCCGGGCTCCTTGAGATAGCAAAGATAAACATTTCAAGAGACCAGGAAAACCTTTCAATATTTCAGATTGGGAAGGTCTTTGAGAAAAATAGAGAAGAAACAAGCCTTGCAGGTCTTATGACAGGAAAAAAATGGCTAAATTGGATGGATAAAGAAAGGGATTTTACCTTCTTTGATGCACTTGGTGTAATCAAAAGGCTATTTTTAGAGCTTGGAATAGAGGCTAATTTTATAAAGGAGGAAATCCCCTTTGCAAAACAGGGGTTAAAGATAGTCTTTAAGGGAGAAAATCTTGGCATTGCAGGGATTTTGCTGCCAGAGAAAGGAGAATATTATGGAATAAAAAAGCCCCTATTCTTCTTTGAGCTTAATCTTTATCTAATAATTTCCCATTCTACAAAAAAGCTCTTTAAGGAATTTTCAAAATACCCGAAGATAGAGATAGATATTTGTCTCCTTGTGCCAGAGGGTATAAAATCGGAAAATGTAGAAGAAATAATAAAAAAAGAGGGTAAATCCCTTGTAAAGGATGTATTTCTCTATGATATTTATAAAGGAGGAAATATCCCAGCCAACCATAAATCCCTAACCTACAGGATTACCTATCAAGCAGATACGAGGACATTAACAATGGATGAGATTGAGAAGATAAGGGAAAATACACTAAAAACATTGCAAAATGAGGTTTCTGTCTCATTGAGGAGCTAG
- the rmuC gene encoding DNA recombination protein RmuC produces MTNIYSLITGLIGLIMGGAIAWLVAKLHSQRKINELEKIGAGLEAIIKERDNYAKDKDCEIDRLRDELNLERQSRVEASTRLEEAQKILEEEKKFIETMKEEMKDTFNALSSASLKSSSEDFLRLASEHLGKVVADTKGKLGEHQAAMDGLIKPLQEALKKYEEEIHSIEIKRKEDYTSLNEQIKMLSASASNLTTALRKPHIRGRWGEIALRNVVELAGMSSYVDFLEQVVVKDEDIIKRPDMVIRLPGGRSIVVDSKVSIDALLDASSCQSEEEKREFLKKHSQHVKEQIIRLSEKAYWEQFEKSPEIIVLFMGESSFVQALEIDPTLMEFGLSKKVLVATPITLFALLRAINYGLREEQLTKNAQIISELGRQLYERINVLAGHFEDIGSNLTKATEAYNKGVSSLETKVLPSIRRFKDLGVSVSKEIPIIEPVEKLPRNTTLQEI; encoded by the coding sequence ATGACAAATATCTATTCCCTCATCACTGGTTTAATTGGTTTGATAATGGGTGGAGCTATTGCATGGCTTGTAGCAAAATTGCATAGCCAGCGTAAGATTAATGAGCTTGAGAAAATAGGAGCAGGGCTTGAGGCTATAATTAAAGAAAGGGATAATTATGCCAAAGATAAAGATTGTGAGATAGATAGGCTTAGAGATGAGCTTAATTTAGAAAGGCAATCTAGGGTAGAGGCATCGACCAGGCTAGAAGAGGCACAAAAGATCCTGGAAGAAGAAAAGAAATTTATTGAAACAATGAAGGAAGAGATGAAGGATACATTCAATGCCCTTTCATCAGCCAGCCTAAAGAGCAGCAGCGAAGACTTTTTAAGGCTCGCCTCAGAACACCTTGGCAAGGTTGTAGCTGATACAAAAGGGAAACTTGGTGAGCATCAAGCCGCTATGGATGGGCTTATAAAGCCATTGCAGGAGGCATTGAAAAAATACGAGGAAGAAATTCACTCCATAGAGATAAAGAGAAAAGAGGATTATACAAGCCTTAATGAGCAGATAAAGATGCTTTCAGCATCCGCAAGCAACCTGACCACTGCCTTGAGAAAACCACACATTAGGGGAAGGTGGGGTGAGATAGCATTGAGGAATGTAGTTGAATTAGCAGGGATGTCAAGCTATGTGGATTTTTTAGAACAGGTTGTGGTTAAAGATGAGGATATTATCAAAAGACCAGATATGGTAATTAGGCTACCAGGTGGTCGCTCTATTGTGGTTGATTCAAAAGTCTCTATAGATGCCCTCCTTGATGCTTCATCATGCCAATCAGAGGAGGAAAAGAGGGAATTTCTAAAGAAACATAGCCAGCATGTTAAAGAGCAGATAATCAGGCTTTCGGAAAAGGCATACTGGGAACAATTTGAAAAATCCCCTGAGATTATAGTGCTTTTTATGGGAGAATCCTCTTTTGTCCAGGCATTAGAGATTGATCCTACCCTAATGGAATTTGGCCTTTCCAAGAAGGTTTTGGTGGCAACACCCATAACCCTTTTTGCCCTTTTAAGGGCTATTAACTATGGCTTAAGGGAGGAGCAGCTAACAAAAAATGCCCAAATAATAAGTGAGCTTGGCAGGCAATTATATGAGAGGATAAATGTCTTAGCAGGCCATTTTGAAGACATTGGTTCAAACCTTACCAAGGCAACCGAAGCATACAACAAGGGGGTAAGCTCTTTGGAGACAAAGGTTTTGCCATCTATTCGTAGATTTAAAGACCTAGGCGTTAGTGTTAGCAAAGAGATACCAATTATTGAACCTGTAGAA